The Ketobacter alkanivorans genome includes the window CATTCAGGGAGATAGCCTGGCTGCTGCCGGCAGGAACCACCTGGTTAATATCCGTTGTGGTGGGTTTGCAAGCCGCAAGACCGAATGCCACGGCAACCAGCATACCTTTGCTGATCAAAGCGTGTGTCTGGGTTTTCATTAGATTCCTTCCTTTTTTTGTTATAACTAAATTTCAGAACGGAGTGGCCTTTCAGAAGGCTCACCCTGTTCTGCTCGTTCAGTGCTTACTTGGCCGTCTTACTGGCCCGATCCATCTTGTCCATGATCTGCATGCACAGGGCTGAGACCACAAAGCCCATGTGGACGATTAGAAGCCACATGATCTTGGTTTCGGCCATGGCGTCGCTATCGGGCTTGAATTCCATATATACTTTCAATAGATGGATGGCTGATATGGCCACAATCGACGCAGATAGCTTCAGTTTCAGCGATCCTGAGTCCATCTTCCCCAGCCAGCTCAGTTTTTCGTCGCCTTCGTCAATGTCAATTTTGGAGACGAAGTTTTCGTAGCCAGAGAACATGACCATCACCACCAGGCTGCCCACCAGGGTCAGATCCACTAAGGTCAGGATCTTCAGGATCAAGGTCTGCTCCGGCATGGTGAGCAGCGCGGGTACAATATGGATCAGCTCCTGAAAGAATTTGAAGGCCAGCACCACCAGCAGTAAGCTGAGGCCTAGATAGACCGGAGCCATCACCCAGCGGCTGGCGTAGAGGGTTTTTTCGATCAATGATTCCATGGGGATATACTTCCGAGTGACCGTTTGGATGAGGCAAAGATACCGGAAATTTGGTGCGGGGTCACGGTTCTGTAAAGCTATGGTTGGTTTGGATAAACGCTTGAGTCTACAATTGTTTTAGTACCAACCCTTCGGCCGGTGTTTAAGCCGGGGCCACTAACCAGCAGAGCATTCAATGTGACCAGT containing:
- a CDS encoding TIGR00645 family protein, giving the protein MESLIEKTLYASRWVMAPVYLGLSLLLVVLAFKFFQELIHIVPALLTMPEQTLILKILTLVDLTLVGSLVVMVMFSGYENFVSKIDIDEGDEKLSWLGKMDSGSLKLKLSASIVAISAIHLLKVYMEFKPDSDAMAETKIMWLLIVHMGFVVSALCMQIMDKMDRASKTAK